The sequence below is a genomic window from Deltaproteobacteria bacterium HGW-Deltaproteobacteria-6.
GGACCCTCCGGAGTTTGTCAAAAGGACGCGCATGCCGCCCACCAGCACCGTCATTTCGGGCGCGGTCAGCGTCAGCAATTGCGCACGATCCACCAGCATTTCCTCCGGCTTTACGGCATATTTATTTTTTTGATAGTTACGGAATCCGTCCGCAACCGGTTCGAGTACCGCGAAGGACTGCACATCTGTCTGCTCCTGCAAAGCATCCATACGCCCCGGTGCGAAGGGAACCGTTACCTTGTAGCCGGCATTCTTCGCTGCCTGCTCGACGCCCGCACAGCCTGCCAGCACAATCAGGTCAGCCAGGGATACCTTCTTGCCGCCGGACCGGGCGTCGTTGAACGCGCTCTGGATACCCTCCAGAGTCTTGAGCACCTTCGCCAGCCGGGCCGGCTGGTTGACTTCCCAATCCTTCTGCGGCGCCAGACGGATGCGGGCGCCATTGGCGCCCCCGCGCTTGTCGGAGCCGCGAAAAGTGGACGCCGACGCCCAGGCGGTCGAAACCAGCTCCGGCACAGACAGGCCGGAAGCGATAATTTTGCCTTTGAGGGAGGCGATATCCTCTGCATCAATCAGCCGGTGATTGACGGCAGGGATGGGGTCTTGCCAGATGAGCTCTTCTTTTGGAACCTCCGGGCCGAGGTAACGGGCGCGGGGGCCCATGTCGCGATGGGTCAGCTTGAACCAGGCCCGGGCAAAGGCGTCGGCAAGCTGGTCCGGGTTCTCATAGAAGCGCCTGGAGATCTTTTCGTAGACAGGGTCGAACCGCAAAGCAAGGTCAGTTGTCAACATACCCGGCGTCCGGCGTTTGGACGGGTCGTGCGGGTCCGGCACGGTATTGGCGCCGGCGTCGCCCTTCGGCTTCCACTGGTAAGCACCGGCCGGGCTTTTCGTCAATTCCCATTCGAAGCTGAACAGGATCCGGAAGAAGTTGTTGCTCCATTTCGTGGGTGTGTTGGTCCAGATGACTTCCAGGCCGCTGGTGATCGTGTCGGCGCCTTTGCCCGTGCCAAAGCTGTTCTTCCAGCCCAGCCCCTGTTCCTCGATGCCGGCCGCTTCGGGATCAGGCCCCACATGTGTTGCAGGTCCCGCGCCGTGGGTCTTGCCGAACGCGTGGCCTCCCGCGATAAGGGCCACAGTCTCTTCGTCGTTCATCGCCATGCGGGCGAAGACCTCGCGGATGTCCCTGGCTGCGGCGATCGGGTCCGGATTGCCGTTCGGGCCTTCCGGGTTCACGTAGATCAGCCCCATCTGCACCGCAGCGAGCGGATTCTCAAGATCCCGCTCGCCGGAATAGCGTTTGTCGCCGCCCAGCCATGTTTTTTCTTTGCCCCAGTAGACGTCATGATCGGGCTCCCAGACATCCTCGCGGCCGCCACCGAATCCGAAAGTCTTGAAACCCATCGATTCCAGGGCGACGTTGCCCGTGAGAACCATCAGGTCGGCCCAGGAAATCTTCCGGCCATACTTCTGTTTGATCGGCCAGAGCAGACGGCGCGCCTTGTCCAAGCTGACATTGTCGGGCCAGCTGTTGAGGGGCGCAAAGCGCTGCTGGCCCCTGCCGCCGCCGCCGCGGCCGTCGCCTACACGGTAGGTGCCGGTGCTGTGCCACGCCATCCGGATAAACAAAGGTCCGTAGTGGCCGAAGTCCGCCGGCCACCAGTCCTGCGACGTCGTCATCAGGTCACGGAGGTCCTTCTTCACGGCATTTAAGTCGAGACTCTTGAATTCTTCAGCATAGTTGAAATCCCCGCCCATCGGGTTGGACCTCGAGGAATGCTGGTGCAGGATATCGAGCTTCAGCTGGTTGGGCCACCAGTCCCGGTTCGTTGTGCCGCCGCCTTCCGTGTATTCGTGAGTTTGGCCTGTTTTTTCCCCATCCATGATATTTGCTCCTTTCATTGTATGACTTGTTGAACAGTTCTACTACGAAAGATAGTACTTCGGCGCCGATATGGCAAACGGGCTGACCATGAAATCAGCCGGAGCGCGGCTTGACGGCTGCATTGCTTTTGATATCGTTTATTGCTTATTGCAAATACGCCAACGGTCTTCAGCTTCCGTCATGATACGGGTAATAAGCATAATCGTACTGTCAAATATATAAACCAATTGCGCTGGCAGAGAAAAGCTTTCGGAAATATTATTGATTTTTTGTTTTACTATTTTCGTTTTCAGCAGAAAAGAAGTCCAAGTGCCCTAAACAAGCTGAAAAGGGAGAAAGCGCCAAAAATAAATTGCTCCTCCTGATCGCCCAAGCAGCGACGTTGGAAGCGGAAGAGAGGCCAGAGAAAACGAGTAGAAAATTTCCCCTGGAAAATGCCTCTTGTGTTCCGCCCGGTTTCTGAACATAATCAGAATGATCCCGGATATATTATGCTTATTCTTTAATTTTATAACCCTTCTCTTGGAAGAGGCGCAGGCAGGCATCCACCACATCGGCATCATACAGAACACCCTTGTTCCCGGTTATCTCTTCCAAAGCGGCATCAAGTCCTAATGCCGACCGGTAAGGCCGATGCGTGGCAATGGCCTCCACCACATCGGCTACCGCCAGGATCCGTGACTCCAGGAGAATGTTGTCATCGGCCAGGGCGTTCGGATATCCGGACTCGTTCATCCGCTCATGATGTTCAAGGACCATGCGGGCAATGGGCCAGGGAAATTCAATGTCCTTCAGAATGTCATATCCGGACTGAGCGTGGGTCTTGATGAGGTCGAACTCCAGGTCTGTTAATTTTCTCGGCATGCTGAGAATTTCGGAAGGAACAGAGATTTTTCCAATGTCATGGATGATACCGGCCATCCGGATGCCGTTGATCTGTTCGTCGGAAAGGCCCATCTCTCTGGCAATGGAACGGGCAAGATCCGCCACGCGGCGTTGATGGCCCGCTGTGTAGGGGTCTTTCGTTTCGACCAGCGAGGCAATTGCCTGAACGGCTCCTCCCAGAGCTTTTCTGAGGTGATCGACACTCTCTTTCCGGTTAGTGATATCTTCGATAAGTCCTTCCAGATAGAGAAGCTTCCCCCGCTCATCATGAACGGCACGCATGGTCAGATATACCCAGATCGTGCGTCCATCCCTTCGGTAGAATTGAAGCCCGTCATTCCTGGCAAAGCCCTGCCGTTCGATACACTCTACGATCTTTGCACGTTCTTTAGAATCGACATAGAGTTGACGGGTAACATCGGTTACGCTGTCCATCAGTTCCCCGGGGGAATCGTATCCGAGTATTCGCGCCATAGCCTTGTTGACCATGATGAATTTCCCGTCGGGTGTTGTCCGGTAAATCCCTTCCTGGGCGTTCTCAAAGATGCTCCGATAATTTTCTTCAGCCTGTAAAAGATTGAACTCCGCCTGCTTAAGGTCCGTAATGTTCATCAGAGAAGCGATGCTTTTTTTTGTACCCGGTATCAGATCAATGTTTAAGAGGATGTTTTTCAGACTGCCGTCTTT
It includes:
- the katG gene encoding catalase/peroxidase HPI, encoding MDGEKTGQTHEYTEGGGTTNRDWWPNQLKLDILHQHSSRSNPMGGDFNYAEEFKSLDLNAVKKDLRDLMTTSQDWWPADFGHYGPLFIRMAWHSTGTYRVGDGRGGGGRGQQRFAPLNSWPDNVSLDKARRLLWPIKQKYGRKISWADLMVLTGNVALESMGFKTFGFGGGREDVWEPDHDVYWGKEKTWLGGDKRYSGERDLENPLAAVQMGLIYVNPEGPNGNPDPIAAARDIREVFARMAMNDEETVALIAGGHAFGKTHGAGPATHVGPDPEAAGIEEQGLGWKNSFGTGKGADTITSGLEVIWTNTPTKWSNNFFRILFSFEWELTKSPAGAYQWKPKGDAGANTVPDPHDPSKRRTPGMLTTDLALRFDPVYEKISRRFYENPDQLADAFARAWFKLTHRDMGPRARYLGPEVPKEELIWQDPIPAVNHRLIDAEDIASLKGKIIASGLSVPELVSTAWASASTFRGSDKRGGANGARIRLAPQKDWEVNQPARLAKVLKTLEGIQSAFNDARSGGKKVSLADLIVLAGCAGVEQAAKNAGYKVTVPFAPGRMDALQEQTDVQSFAVLEPVADGFRNYQKNKYAVKPEEMLVDRAQLLTLTAPEMTVLVGGMRVLLTNSGGSRHGVFTKRPEALTNDFFVNLLDMSTMWAATAEDADIFEGRDRKTGELKWTGTRVDLIFGSNSQLRALAEVYACDDSREKFLYDFIRAWNKVMNLDRFDLG